The genomic window ATCCATAAACCGGCGATTCGGCATGCACAACTACCTTTTGCAGGGTCATTTCTTTATTCGGGAAATTATTTTCTTCAGCTGTTTCTGGAGCATCAACTTCTAAAAGTGCTTTAACAGCAGCCAATTGATCATCAGCACCAATTAGTAGCAGTTTGTCGTTTGGATAAAGCCGCTCATCTCTTCCTGGTGTTGGAATATTATTCCTTCCACGCTCTATTAATGCAATGTTAACGCCATATTTTTCTCTGATCATTAATTCGGTAAGTGTTTTTCCAACTACTTCCGATTCAGGGGAAACAGTGAGTTCAGTTAAGTGGGTATCCCATGGTAAAATATCAGGTTTTTGATGCTCACGTGCATTTAAATTCAACATGAAACGTCTTTCCAGTTTATCATAAAAAGACTGTAGTTTCCTGGAGAAGATGATCATGCCTAAGATAATCAGGACTAATGCAATTACAGCGGCAATCCAGGTATCAAAAAACTCATACATTAAAAAACCTACAAAGAAAATGCCTAAGGCAATTCTGAAAAACTCGATTGCGATTAACGGGCCCCGGGTATATTTTTTGTTCAGCCAAAGGTGGGAATAGGCTGTTCGCTGGATCCTTCGGATAGATAATGCCCATAAAAATGGCGACATTAAAATGAAAGAAACTACTACGCTGATAATAATAGAAGTTAAACTATTGGCAATATTGCTCACAATAAAAGGCTGAACGTACCTGTAGGCTAAAAAGATGATTGCAATAATAATTACGGAGTGGATAATGGTATTAAAAATATAAGACCTCAATAAAACCTTCCAATCGCTTAATGTTGTAATTCCTTCAGTACTGGAGCTGTATCTTTCGATTCCATCTAACCATTTTTTAGGTAAAATACGGTTCAAGTACCGGTAAAAAGGTTCAGATAGTTTAATCAGATATGGCGTAGTAAATGTAGTGATCGCTGCTGCCGCTACCGCAATAGGATAAAGGAAATCGCTTGTTACTTTAAGAGTTAAGCCTAACGAGGCAATGATGAATGAAAACTCACCAATCTGCGCCAAACTCATGCCCGATTGTACCGAAGTTTTTAACGGCTGACCCGATAATAACGCACCTAAAATGGTAAATATAATTTTCCCTAAAATAATCACTAATGTAGCAACGATAATCGGTACAGCGTATTTAACCAGCATTGAAGGGTCAATCAGCATACCAACCGAAACAAAAAATACTGCTGCGAATAAATCTTTTACTGATTTAGTTAAATGTTCGATTCTTTCTGCTTGTGTGGTTTCTGCCAAAATGGAACCCATAATAAATGCACCCAAGGCAGGAGAGAAGCCCACCTTATCGGCCAGTAATACCATTACCAAACATAAGGCTAAAGATACCACCAACATGGTTTCGTCGTTCATTAATTTTTTGGTTGCTTTAAGAAATGAAGGAACCAGGAATATTCCGCCCAAGAACCAAAGTACCAGAAAAAAAGCCAGTTTTAAGATGGAATACAGCATTTCTGTACCTGCCGATTGCTGACTCACCGCCAGGGTAGAAAATAATACGAGTAACAAGATGGCCACCAGATCTTCAACAATTAAAACCCCAAAAACCAGGCCTGCAAACTTTTTATGTTTTAAACCAAGTTCTTCGAAAGCCTTAATGGTAATCATTGTTGATGAAATGGACAAGATACCCCCCAGAAATAAACTATCCATGTCTTTCCAGCCCATTGCTTTACCGACTAAGTAGCCGGCCAGAATGATAAAAAGCACTTTCACAATTGCCGTTATGGAGGCGGAACCGCCAACTTTTACCAGTTTTTTAAAACTGAATTCTAAACCTAGGCTGAATAAAAGGAAAATTACGCCTATCTCTCCCCATATATTGATGCTTTTTGTATCGGTAACGGAAGGAAAAAAATCTAAATGTGAGCCAACCAACAGGCCGGCCAGTATGTAGCCTAAAACCAGCGGTTGTTTAATTCGTTTAAATATGAGGGTGGTTATCCCTGCAGCGGCAAGGATTAATCCTAAATCGGCAATTAAATCGGGTAAATGCATCTATAAAAAATGGGTATTGATGATTAAATAATTTATTTCCAAGTATCATTACTCGGCATTTTATTGAAAACTCCACATTTGTGGTTAAAAATGAAATTACTTACCAAAAAACATGTTTTGGATAGAGCATCTTAAAAAGGCACCAATAATTATATTTTAATCTCTTGATTACAACTTTTGTATTGATGGTTTTGTTCTTGAAAAAAAGAAACAGCAAAAAAGTGATCAGTACAAACGCACTGGACGATATTTTTATAATTGGACTGTTAATGAAATCTTTTTGCAAACTTTCACTATCCTGATTGAAATCGGAATTAGATTTGATATTTTTTTTGCTCGAAATGAAACTTATTTTGGTTTTTTTTAGTGGTACATCATTTCTTTTTTCCTGCGATGCGAAGGCCGCAAAATTAATGGAGATAGACAGAAAAAATATGATGTAAAAAAGCCTCATTGCTGCTAATATAACGAAAATGAGGCTTTTTTGAAAGGAAAATCTGATTAAAATTGATGCATTCTTTCAGATATAACGCTTATTAGCCACAAACACCAGGTGTATTATTATGAGAAATATTGATTAAATTTGTGTGTAGATGATTAACGAACATTGAAAAAGTTGAATCTAATGAAAGAAGTAACGATTAAATATAAAAGCAATAAGACTTTGGAAGCACTTAAGGAATTAGGCAAATACTTAAATTTCTCTATTGCGGATCATAAAGCTAAAGCAAAGGTTAAAAAAGAAGCAAGTATTAATGGTATTCCTGTAATCGTCGGAGATGGATCGATTGATATCTCAGAATTACATGATGTTTTTACAGGAAAGGATTTAAATGCTGAGGAATTAAGAAATACTGCATGGCAAAGGAAAAATAATTTGCGATACGGATGTATTGATAGATTATTTTGATAAAAATAAAAGTAGGAATGCATCAGCAACAGCATTACTAGAAACGGATATAGAATTAGATAATGTTATCATTTCATCCGTTACCAAAATGGAATTACTATTTGGAGCCACTAATAAGTTAGATCTTAACACTATCAATAAAAAACTGAGTAGATTTAGTATTATATTAATTAATGAAAGAATAAACTTAACTGCAATTAATTTAATGCAGGGTTTTAAATTAAGCCATGGACTTGCAATACCTGATTCGTTAATTGCCGCAACAGCGATCGAAACCAAGTTAAAACTGTTTACTTATAATCTAAAAGATTTTAGATTTATTAATGATTTAACTTTGTATTCAGAGCAATAACTACCCGTTAAAATAGGCTAAAGTAGCCTCCTTGTCTTTTTGTAACTGAACAGTTAAAGCTTCTAACCCGGTGAATTTCACGTCATGGCGCAAGAATTTCAAAAAGTTCATCTTAATATCCTGTCCATAAATTTCCTGGTTGAAATCGAAAATATTTACTTCAATATTTCTGGTCATTCCGTTAATGGTGGGGCGTTGCCCGATGTAAGCCATTCCTTTGTATGGTTGAGGGTTTAAGGTTGAAGGTTTAGGGCTTGGGACTTCAGACTCCATTTCTACAGTAACTGCATAAATGCCATCGCCCGGAATCAGTTTATAAGTTTCTTCGACAAAAATATTAGCTGTTGGGAAACCTATTGTTCTTCCGATTTTATCGCCTTTAATTACCCTTCCAAAAATAGAAAACGGATAGCCCAGATAATCGTTGGCCAAGCTTACATCACCCGCTAAGAGTGCCTGACGGATTTTGGTCGAGCTTACTGCAACATCATGAATATCCTGCTCCATAATTTCTTCAACGCTAAAGCCATAATGTAAACCTGCGGCCTTTAAATCGCTTAAATTTCCAGAACGGTCTTTCCCAAAGCGGTGGTCGTAACCAATAATAATGTGCTTGGTACCAATGTTATTTACCAATGTGTTTTTTATATAATCTTCAGGCAGCTGATTGGAGAAATCTCTGGTAAATGGTGTGATGATTAAATGATCTACACCTAAACCTTTTAAAATTTCGGCTTTTTCATTAATGGTATTGATCATTTTTAGCTCCTGGTTTTCAGGATCTATAATCATTCTGGGGTGTGGGAAAAAAGTTAATATTACGCTTTCTCCGTTATCGGCTTTTGCCTTTTCTACCAGTTGTTTAATGATTTTTTGGTGCCCGAAATGCACGCCATCAAAAGTGCCAATGGTTACAATGGCGTTATCTAATTTTTTAAAATCCGAAAGGTTATGATATATTTTCAATGGTAAAATCTATTTTATTGATCTGGGTTTTGCATGAGGGATGGAAGCGGTATCCCCCGATTTTCATCGGGGATTTAGCGTACAGCCCGACCCTTTGCGTAGCTTAGGGGCATGCCCAAATTTATTATTTATTAATGTAAAGCATGGCGTTTCACTACCCCACCTTTTAAATCGGCAATCTGCTGTTGTATCACAAATGCATCCGGATCGATCTGGCGAATAGCGGTTTGTAATTTGCTCATTTCTAGTTTGGTAACCACGGTAAAAATAATATCGATATCTTTCTTTTCTCCATAACCGCCTTCACCCTTGTAAATGGTCACCCCGCGTTTCATATCGTTAATGATGAACCCTTTTATATCGTCCTGGTGCTCTGAAATAATGGTAACCCCCGTGTATTGTTCGATGCCGTTTACAATGAAATCGATCGTGCTTGATGCCGATAAATAAGTTAGAATAGCATATAGCGCAGTTTCGATATTTAAGAAATAAGCTGCGAAGGCGAAAATAATGATATTTAAAATCAGGATGATATTTCCAACGGTTAAAATGCTGTTTTTACTGATGTAGAGTGCTAAAACCTCTGTTCCATCGATTACACAGCCACCGCGCATGGCCAATCCAATCCCACCGCCTAAAAATAACCCGCCAAAAAATGCGATGAGCAATTTATCGTGGGTAATGGGCTGAAAGGGAAGAAAAATTAAGGCCAACGAGAGCGCAGCAATGGCAATAGCGGTTTTAAGAGCAAAGCCTTTACCTATCTGCCTATAACCCAAAATAACAAAGGGAATGTTGATAATTACAATAAGGTACGATAAATTCCAGCCTGTTAAGGTGCTTAGCAAAAGAGAAATACCCGTAACACCACCATCAATAAAATGACTGGGCATTAAAAAGCTTTTTAAGCCAAAACATGCCGAAGTTACACCTGCAATAATTAAAAGAATTTCTTTTATAAACCTGATATTTCTGTTTTTGATGCGGTTCATGCCTCTGCTGCAGTTTTAGCTTCTTCTTTCTTGCTACGAATATAATTAACAAGTTCTAATACCTCAAACGCATCTTTAAGCAAAAAGTTTCCGCTCCGGGTACGGGTAAGTTTGGAAAGATAAGCACCGCTGTTTAAAGTTTTGCCAAAATCGGATATTAGTGAACGGATGTAAGTACCTTTACTGCATACAATTCTAAAATCGACCTCTGGTAGTTCGATCCGTGTAATTTCAAATTCCGGAACATTTACAAAACGTTTACGCAGCTCTACCTCTTCACCTAATCTTGCTTTTACGTATAAACGTTCGCCATTTACTTTTACAGCCGAGTGTGCAGGAGGGTATTGTTCTATATCGCCAATAAATGGTTTACACGCCGCGTAAATTTCGTCTTCGGTAATGTTACTGATATCGAAGGTTTGATCTACCTCAGTTTCCATATCGAATGATGGGGTAGTAGCACCCAAAATCATGGTGCCTGTATATTCCTTCTCCTCTGCCTGGAAAGTGTCTATCTGCTTAGTTAATTTGCCTGTACATATGATTAGCAAGCCTGTAGCAAGGGGATCTAAAGTGCCGGCATGACCAACCTTTAGTTTTAGCGGTTTTAAAGAATTACGGATTTTGCCCACCACATCAAACGAAGTCCATTTGTATGGTTTATTAATTAAGAGCAATTCGCCTTCAGCAAAATTGAAGTCTTTAAATTTTGAATTTTCGGTACTCACAAATCTTTTTTGCGCAAAGATACGGATTCAATGTCGTTTTTTACCACAGATGAAAAGGATGCACACAGATAACAATCATCCGTGTAAATTTGTGGTTAATATTCCTGAATTATATAATCTGTAAGTTGTGCCCGCTCAGCAATAAGATGATAATGATTAAACCAGCAGCAATTCTATACCATCCAAAAACTTTGAAACCATTTTTGTTTAAGTATCCTATAAAACTTTTTATCGCCAAAAGTGCCACTACAAAAGCAACAACATTACCAATAATTAAAAGGTTAGTCTGCTCATGGGTAATGGTGTGCCCTTCTTTGTAAAAATCATAAAGTTTTTTTGCCGTTGCAGCAAACATGGTGGGTACAGCTAAAAAGAATGAAAATTCTGCAGCAACTTTTCTGCTTAATTTCTGACTCATACCGCCAACAATAGTGGCTCCCGAACGCGATACGCCTGGTAACATGGCAATACATTGAAAGAAACCTATTTTCAGCGCCGTTAAATAAGTTACTTCCTCTTCTTCATTTATAGTTGGTTTATTAAACCACTTGTCTACAAATAATAAGATCACACCGCCAACTAACAGCGAAATACCAACAGCCATTGGGCTTTCTAATAATTCGTCGATTTTTTTGCTCAATAGCAGACCAAATATGGCAGCTGGGATAAATGCAACCAATAATTTAATGTAGAAATTTATCGATTTGAAAAATCTTTTGAAATAGAGTACAACAACAGAAAGTATTGCACCTAATTGTATCACAATGGTGAAAAGTTTTACAAATGGTTCTGATGCAATGCCCATAAACGATGATGCAATAATCATATGTCCGGTGCTCGATACAGGCAAAAATTCAGTTAATCCTTCAACAATGGCAAGGACAATGGCTTCAAAAGAGTTCATATGTTTTGATTAATGGGCTAGTCCCACTGTAATTTTACCTTATAGTTTTTTAATTTTTTATCTCTTGATATTAAAGTTAAATCTTCAGAGATTGCTTGTGATACAATAATCCGATCGAAAGGATCATTGTTGAGAAAATCGAGACCTAATAATGTCGTAAGATGGGTTTCATTGATAGCAATTATTTCGATTTGATTTCTTTCTGCAAATCGAAACAATTCATCAAAACCAATTTTTAAATCGAGTTTCCCTATCTGTTTTTTGATGGCAATTTCCCAAAGTGAGGCAATGCTTAAGAAACAAGATTTGTTAATATCAGATAGTTTTTTCTTAACTGACACAGGCAGTTGATCGTCTCCTGCTACAAACCACAAAAAAGTATGGGTGTCTAATAAATATGCCATTAAATGTAATCAGCAAACATTTCTAAAGGCTCATCAAAATCATCAGATAATTTGATTTTACCTTTTGCATACCCAAACTCACGAGATTTTAATTTCGGTTTGTTTTTGTGTTTTGTTTTTAAGAATTCAACAAAATCTGCAACTTCCTGCCTAAGGTTTAGGGGAAGTGAATTTATTTCGATCTGCAAATTTGTTGTTGTCATATTATAAAGTTAAAAAAACACTTTAGCTAATACAAGAAATTATTTTTTTAGGATGGCATAAATGCCAAAAGCAAAACCCGCCAACACCACTATCGGTGCCAATAAAGTCCTTCTGAAATCATAAATATCGCCAGTAGTGCCCATCATCAATATAAAGCCAACTGCTACAATTGCAATGCTGATTAACAATAACTGATAGTTTTTTTTGGTGAAAACCAATTCGCTTTTAACGTCCTTTACAACCGGACTTGTTTTTTTTTCTGCCATTATCTATAAAGATGATAAGATTTTAAACGTAAATATCTGCTTACTGCAAACCATGTACTAATGCCTGTTATAAAAATACCCACAATTAAAAGGCCTATAAATACGAAGCCAAATTCCTGGTAGTTATTTAAAATTATAATCTCAGGTACCTCTTTGCGGGCGTAAATTAAAGTTGCCAACAAAATTATGATGGCAATAAATGCAGCAATTAAGCCATGCAAAGCAGCGTACAATAAGAAAGGACGTCGAATAAAGTTTTTCGTTGCACCAACCAGCTGCATACTTTTAATTAAAAAGCGTTGTGAGTAGATTGCTAGTCTTATTGTGTTGTTAATCAGGGCGATAGAGATTATTAATAGAAGTGCGGCAAAGGCTAAAATAATTAAGCCAATGGTGCTGATATTTTTGTTAACCATATCAATTAAAGAGCTTTGGTAAACCACTTCTTTAACAACAGGATTTTTAGAAATACTTGCTTTTAAGGCATCGATGCTTTTATTGTTCGCATATTCTGCTTTTAAATACACATCGAAGGTAGATGTTAGCGGGTTGTACCCTAAAAAATTAACAAAATCCTCACCTAAATCCTGCGTTAAATTTCTTGCGGCAAGCTCTTTATTTACATATTGAGTTTGCTTTACCGCAGGATTTGCATTTAATTCCTTCTGAAAGGCCAAAACATCGGCTTCTTTTGCACCTTCATCAACAATAATGTTTAAAACGATGTTTTCTTTAACGTAGTTAGACAGGTTTTTGGCATGTACAAGTACCAAACCAAGCAGTCCCAGCATTAATAAAACCAAAGCAATACTGATTATAGTGGAGATATAAACGGTTTTGGTTTTCTTAGATGCATCACTTACTTCGAATTCTTCCATGTATTTCATTTTTGTTTCTGCGAAAATATAAATTATACCTGATAAACACCAATTAATGATTGCTAAATGAATATTAACGGAAAGCTTTTGCTTTTAGTTTGAGCATTAATTGTTTAATTAAATTTACTTTTTCTGAAAACGCGGTACGAAATTTGTTGAAACGGCGTTAATTATGGATATCTTAAAACTAAATTTAACTATGAAAAGACAAGTTACTCTTCTAAGCCTATTCTTACTTATCGCCTCAACAATTATTTCTTGCAAAAAAGATGATACTTCATTAAAAGCCCAGATGTTAGGCCGATGGACGTTAAATAAAATTGTAACTTCCGGTTATACTGCTGAAGAAACATTGAAAGATCCAAAAAAAATTAATGGGACTGTTACCTATGGTACAACAAGTGATTATGTTGACTACAAATCAAATAACGATGATCAGGTAGAACTGAGTTTATCGGGTAACAGAACAATCGGAACTTATGTAATCATTTATTCAGATCAGTTCAGTATGGATATTAATGATGGATTGAATTATTGTAAAATAAACAGTATTACTGCAAACAAATTAGAGTTTACTGCTAAAATTGATAAAACAAACGTTACTAAAGTATATTCTTTATCAAGATAAGATCTTAATTCCCCGATTATTTGCTGCGCCATTGGTTTTTAACATCAATGGCGCATTTTTTTGTGGTGGTACCAGATATTTCTATCTTTTTTTTTGGTGTCTGTTGTTTCCAACTGACACTAAAAACACATATTCCCTTATTTAAGTAATCGATAGTCAGATGGTAACATCTGCCTTCACAAAGGCATCGAGGTTATATCCCTAACTTCTTCTAATTCTGCATTTCTGCTGGCAAAATATTATCATTAATCTGCTTTTTTAAGCCCCTTAATTTCCGTATTTTCGCCCCTTTAAAAATTTAAAACTTGCAATGGATTACCAATTCAAAGAAATAGAACAAAAGTGGCAGAAATTTTGGGCAGATCATCAAACGTTTAAAGCCGAAAGCAATTCTGAAAAACCAAAATATTATGTGTTAGATATGTTTCCTTATCCATCAGGAGCAGGC from Flavobacterium sp. W4I14 includes these protein-coding regions:
- a CDS encoding CPA2 family monovalent cation:H+ antiporter-2 (product_source=KO:K03455; cath_funfam=3.30.70.1450; cog=COG0475,COG0490; ko=KO:K03455; pfam=PF00999,PF02080; superfamily=116726; transmembrane_helix_parts=Outside_1_4,TMhelix_5_24,Inside_25_30,TMhelix_31_53,Outside_54_56,TMhelix_57_79,Inside_80_85,TMhelix_86_108,Outside_109_117,TMhelix_118_137,Inside_138_149,TMhelix_150_172,Outside_173_186,TMhelix_187_209,Inside_210_221,TMhelix_222_244,Outside_245_272,TMhelix_273_292,Inside_293_298,TMhelix_299_321,Outside_322_356,TMhelix_357_379,Inside_380_418,TMhelix_419_441,Outside_442_455,TMhelix_456_478,Inside_479_498,TMhelix_499_521,Outside_522_525,TMhelix_526_548,Inside_549_737); its protein translation is MHLPDLIADLGLILAAAGITTLIFKRIKQPLVLGYILAGLLVGSHLDFFPSVTDTKSINIWGEIGVIFLLFSLGLEFSFKKLVKVGGSASITAIVKVLFIILAGYLVGKAMGWKDMDSLFLGGILSISSTMITIKAFEELGLKHKKFAGLVFGVLIVEDLVAILLLVLFSTLAVSQQSAGTEMLYSILKLAFFLVLWFLGGIFLVPSFLKATKKLMNDETMLVVSLALCLVMVLLADKVGFSPALGAFIMGSILAETTQAERIEHLTKSVKDLFAAVFFVSVGMLIDPSMLVKYAVPIIVATLVIILGKIIFTILGALLSGQPLKTSVQSGMSLAQIGEFSFIIASLGLTLKVTSDFLYPIAVAAAAITTFTTPYLIKLSEPFYRYLNRILPKKWLDGIERYSSSTEGITTLSDWKVLLRSYIFNTIIHSVIIIAIIFLAYRYVQPFIVSNIANSLTSIIISVVVSFILMSPFLWALSIRRIQRTAYSHLWLNKKYTRGPLIAIEFFRIALGIFFVGFLMYEFFDTWIAAVIALVLIILGMIIFSRKLQSFYDKLERRFMLNLNAREHQKPDILPWDTHLTELTVSPESEVVGKTLTELMIREKYGVNIALIERGRNNIPTPGRDERLYPNDKLLLIGADDQLAAVKALLEVDAPETAEENNFPNKEMTLQKVVVHAESPVYGLSIRNAGIREKAQALIVGIERGTDRILNPSSDFVFDNGDVIWIVGNNKKIKEVI
- a CDS encoding hypothetical protein (product_source=Hypo-rule applied; superfamily=46785), coding for MKEVTIKYKSNKTLEALKELGKYLNFSIADHKAKAKVKKEASINGIPVIVGDGSIDISELHDVFTGKDLNAEELRNTAWQRKNNLRYGCIDRLF
- a CDS encoding putative nucleic acid-binding protein (product_source=COG1487; cath_funfam=3.40.50.1010; cog=COG1487; pfam=PF01850; superfamily=88723); the protein is MIDYFDKNKSRNASATALLETDIELDNVIISSVTKMELLFGATNKLDLNTINKKLSRFSIILINERINLTAINLMQGFKLSHGLAIPDSLIAATAIETKLKLFTYNLKDFRFINDLTLYSEQ
- a CDS encoding riboflavin kinase/FMN adenylyltransferase (product_source=KO:K11753; cath_funfam=2.40.30.30,3.40.50.620; cog=COG0196; ko=KO:K11753; pfam=PF01687,PF06574; smart=SM00904; superfamily=52374,82114; tigrfam=TIGR00083) is translated as MKIYHNLSDFKKLDNAIVTIGTFDGVHFGHQKIIKQLVEKAKADNGESVILTFFPHPRMIIDPENQELKMINTINEKAEILKGLGVDHLIITPFTRDFSNQLPEDYIKNTLVNNIGTKHIIIGYDHRFGKDRSGNLSDLKAAGLHYGFSVEEIMEQDIHDVAVSSTKIRQALLAGDVSLANDYLGYPFSIFGRVIKGDKIGRTIGFPTANIFVEETYKLIPGDGIYAVTVEMESEVPSPKPSTLNPQPYKGMAYIGQRPTINGMTRNIEVNIFDFNQEIYGQDIKMNFLKFLRHDVKFTGLEALTVQLQKDKEATLAYFNG
- a CDS encoding uncharacterized membrane-anchored protein YitT (DUF2179 family) (product_source=COG1284; cog=COG1284; pfam=PF02588,PF10035; transmembrane_helix_parts=Inside_1_11,TMhelix_12_34,Outside_35_53,TMhelix_54_73,Inside_74_79,TMhelix_80_99,Outside_100_108,TMhelix_109_126,Inside_127_146,TMhelix_147_169,Outside_170_173,TMhelix_174_196,Inside_197_286), yielding MNRIKNRNIRFIKEILLIIAGVTSACFGLKSFLMPSHFIDGGVTGISLLLSTLTGWNLSYLIVIINIPFVILGYRQIGKGFALKTAIAIAALSLALIFLPFQPITHDKLLIAFFGGLFLGGGIGLAMRGGCVIDGTEVLALYISKNSILTVGNIILILNIIIFAFAAYFLNIETALYAILTYLSASSTIDFIVNGIEQYTGVTIISEHQDDIKGFIINDMKRGVTIYKGEGGYGEKKDIDIIFTVVTKLEMSKLQTAIRQIDPDAFVIQQQIADLKGGVVKRHALH
- a CDS encoding tRNA pseudouridine55 synthase (product_source=KO:K03177; cath_funfam=3.30.2350.10; cog=COG0130; ko=KO:K03177; pfam=PF01509; superfamily=55120; tigrfam=TIGR00431), which gives rise to MSTENSKFKDFNFAEGELLLINKPYKWTSFDVVGKIRNSLKPLKLKVGHAGTLDPLATGLLIICTGKLTKQIDTFQAEEKEYTGTMILGATTPSFDMETEVDQTFDISNITEDEIYAACKPFIGDIEQYPPAHSAVKVNGERLYVKARLGEEVELRKRFVNVPEFEITRIELPEVDFRIVCSKGTYIRSLISDFGKTLNSGAYLSKLTRTRSGNFLLKDAFEVLELVNYIRSKKEEAKTAAEA
- a CDS encoding undecaprenyl-diphosphatase (product_source=KO:K06153; cath_funfam=3.30.1360.70; cog=COG1968; ko=KO:K06153; pfam=PF02673; tigrfam=TIGR00753; transmembrane_helix_parts=Inside_1_6,TMhelix_7_29,Outside_30_43,TMhelix_44_61,Inside_62_67,TMhelix_68_90,Outside_91_99,TMhelix_100_117,Inside_118_209,TMhelix_210_232,Outside_233_241,TMhelix_242_261,Inside_262_264), which produces MNSFEAIVLAIVEGLTEFLPVSSTGHMIIASSFMGIASEPFVKLFTIVIQLGAILSVVVLYFKRFFKSINFYIKLLVAFIPAAIFGLLLSKKIDELLESPMAVGISLLVGGVILLFVDKWFNKPTINEEEEVTYLTALKIGFFQCIAMLPGVSRSGATIVGGMSQKLSRKVAAEFSFFLAVPTMFAATAKKLYDFYKEGHTITHEQTNLLIIGNVVAFVVALLAIKSFIGYLNKNGFKVFGWYRIAAGLIIIILLLSGHNLQII
- a CDS encoding PIN domain nuclease of toxin-antitoxin system (product_source=COG3744; cog=COG3744; pfam=PF01850; superfamily=88723), translating into MAYLLDTHTFLWFVAGDDQLPVSVKKKLSDINKSCFLSIASLWEIAIKKQIGKLDLKIGFDELFRFAERNQIEIIAINETHLTTLLGLDFLNNDPFDRIIVSQAISEDLTLISRDKKLKNYKVKLQWD
- a CDS encoding hypothetical protein (product_source=Hypo-rule applied; pfam=PF10047) translates to MTTTNLQIEINSLPLNLRQEVADFVEFLKTKHKNKPKLKSREFGYAKGKIKLSDDFDEPLEMFADYI
- a CDS encoding hypothetical protein (product_source=Hypo-rule applied; pfam=PF11297; superfamily=103473; transmembrane_helix_parts=Inside_1_25,TMhelix_26_44,Outside_45_53,TMhelix_54_73,Inside_74_75) produces the protein MAEKKTSPVVKDVKSELVFTKKNYQLLLISIAIVAVGFILMMGTTGDIYDFRRTLLAPIVVLAGFAFGIYAILKK
- a CDS encoding cell division transport system permease protein (product_source=KO:K09811; cog=COG2177; ko=KO:K09811; pfam=PF18075; transmembrane_helix_parts=Inside_1_19,TMhelix_20_42,Outside_43_162,TMhelix_163_185,Inside_186_218,TMhelix_219_241,Outside_242_260,TMhelix_261_283,Inside_284_295); this translates as MKYMEEFEVSDASKKTKTVYISTIISIALVLLMLGLLGLVLVHAKNLSNYVKENIVLNIIVDEGAKEADVLAFQKELNANPAVKQTQYVNKELAARNLTQDLGEDFVNFLGYNPLTSTFDVYLKAEYANNKSIDALKASISKNPVVKEVVYQSSLIDMVNKNISTIGLIILAFAALLLIISIALINNTIRLAIYSQRFLIKSMQLVGATKNFIRRPFLLYAALHGLIAAFIAIIILLATLIYARKEVPEIIILNNYQEFGFVFIGLLIVGIFITGISTWFAVSRYLRLKSYHLYR
- a CDS encoding hypothetical protein (product_source=Hypo-rule applied; cath_funfam=2.60.120.200; superfamily=89260) → MKRQVTLLSLFLLIASTIISCKKDDTSLKAQMLGRWTLNKIVTSGYTAEETLKDPKKINGTVTYGTTSDYVDYKSNNDDQVELSLSGNRTIGTYVIIYSDQFSMDINDGLNYCKINSITANKLEFTAKIDKTNVTKVYSLSR